A stretch of DNA from Candidatus Bathyarchaeota archaeon:
CTTTCATCTTGGAGTAACAAATCCACTGCCTACTTTTCTATAAGGTTTGAAACAAATTACACAAACCTTCAGGTGAATACCATAACGCTTGATGATGCAATGAAAAATCCCGTAAACTACACAATCACTGAAGATGATAAAAATGAAATAATATCCCTTCAAGTTGTGTCCAATTACTACGAGAATCTTCCAGGCGACTTGCTAATTTCCTTCGATGCCAATAAAAATACGGACCCTGATAACTCTGACTTTTCAGGTTCAAGTTTACCAACGGAATTTGTTTGCATCTTAACAGTTGCTATGGGAGCAATACTTGTTGTATTACTTGTTTATTTACGCCATCACAAGTCTAAATAATCGTTCTTGAATTCGTAAAAAATTTTCAATTGAAGGTATCAAAATTAGTTTTCTCAAATTTTCTTGACTAAACTATCGTTCAAGTAAAGCTTTTTAGTCAAGGTTTCTTGACAAAAACCCTTTTTTAATTTATTAATAGATTAGTAATTGGTGTGGATTATGAAAAAAGGAAAGAAAATTTTTGGTATATTAATGTTTTCTATTTATTTCCTTATCTGTATTCAACAAATTGAGGTTGCAACTGCAAATTTTCTACCTATGCCTTTTTCGGTTCCTAAACCCGCTTTCATTATTCAAAGTGATGGAAACGTTAGTTCCACTGATAATGTTACTGTTCCAATAACCAAAAATGGACATGTCTATTCGTTAACTGATGATATTGTTGGTCACACAATTGTGGTTGATTGCGATGATGTCACAGTGGATGGAGCAGGTTACGTTATTCAAGGTAATGGAAACTCTACAGGAGTTTTCATTAAAAATCGAAACGGAATAACCGTGCAAAACATGCAAATCAGTAACTTCTATTATGGTATTCAACTTCTTTCAGATCCTACTTTCAGGATTTCAGGAAACCACACCCTTTTGGGAAACAACTTAACAAACAACCACTATGGAATTGAAATTGTTTCTTCAACTGGGAATACCCTTAGACACAACCAAATGAACTCCAATAATTATGGCTTTAAAGTTACATATTCAGCCCATGACGCCTATGTTAGCACAGCAAGTCCCAGAATTTTCTATCATGACATTGATGATTCAAACACTATCAATGGCGCACCCATATATTATTGGGTAAACCAGGAAAACAGGTCAGTTCCATCGGACGCAGCTTGTATTGGTCTTGTAAACTGCGTAAATATTTCTGTTCAGCACTGTAGCCTATCACAAAATGGAAAAGGCATCATACTGGTTTCAACCAAAAATTCAACAATAACAAATAATGAAATAACAAAAAATAACGGTGAAGGCATCTACCTCTTAGAATCCACAAATAATTACATCAGTGAAAACGTCATAACTAAAAACAACGGTTACGAACTCTATCTTTGCAAGTCTTCGAACAACAACTCGATATGTAACAACACAATAACAGGCACTGAAGACAACTATGGCATCAAGATTCACAGTTCTTCACATAACATTTTTTCTGGAAATACACTAACAGAAAACAAATTGGGCGCCTATGTCTTGAGTTCTGCAGGCGTGAATTTCATTGATAATAACATTAAAAGAAATACTGTTGGCATCTACATTGACCAATTCAATTCTGGACACAATATTATTGGAAACACAATAGAAGAAAATACTGGGTATGGAATTAAGTTAGTTCATACTTCAGGGAATTCTATTGTTGAAAACATTTTTTACAAAAACGCAAACGGAATTTATTGCACTGCATCTCCGAATAATAAAATTGTCGGAAACAATTTTACAGAAAACGTTGGTTGGGCTATAGAATTTGAAGGCGGGCTTGCAGGAGGGGGCGCAAACAACTCTGTTTATCACAATTATTTCATAGACAATAACAAAGAGGTAGGCTTTCAGGTTTCTATGCTTGGAATATGGGACGGCCAAGACAAACTACCTCAACCTTGTATATGGGATGACGGTGAAAAAGGTAATTATTGGAGCGGTTATACTCTAAGATATCCCAATGCCACAGAAATCAATGGAACAGGAATAGGAGACACACCCTTTTACATTAATCCAAACAACATCGACCACCACCCAATTATGAAACTCGAAACAATTCCAGAGTTTCCTTCATGGACAATTCTGCCTATTATTTTTGCTATTGTATTTTCTTCGATAATTGGGAAAAAGGTTAAAATTTAACCCCAACCAACTAACGCTTTTTTCATGATTGGAATTGATTTTTTTTAAATCTTTTACTGAAATCAGGCAGTCTGGTTTTGAGTGAAATTAACTAAAATCAGCGCTTGATTTCGTCTGAATTCAATCTAGATTCAGAAAAGACAGTTGATTTTGTTTATTATTGATTATCTACTTGGGATTATTCGATTGGTATGTAAGGAATAGCATCAACTATTCCAACTATGATAAATTGTATTGCTATTGCAAGCACAATAATCGCCATGAGTGCTGTTACAACATGCAATCCTTCAACGCCTAAAACCTTGATTATCTTATAAGCATACTTCATGCCAAAGTAGGATAACAAAATCCCAATCGTTATTCCAATGAAGACGAAAAGTGCATCAAAAAAATCTATTGCTTGCGAAAATAACAAAATAACTGTCGTTATGCTGCCTGGACCTGCAGTTAGAGGAAACACCAGAGGAATAATCGAAATATCTTCTCGATCCTCAGAGGATAACCCGTTTTTTTCTGAAAGCATTTTCAATGCGAGTGCAACTAGAAGAATGCCGCCTGCTATCTGGAATGCATACACTTCGATGTTAAACACTTGAAAAAGTAGTTGGCCTGTCAAAGCAAAAAAAACCAAAACTATAAAAGCTATTTTCATTGCTTTGGCAGCGATTTTACGGTGTTTTTCAGAATTGTGTTTTTCAGGACCAATATCGCTGGTTAGAGTTGTGAAAATTGCAATAGTGCTGAGAGGATTCATAACCGCAACTATCGATAAAATGGCCAGGGTTGCAAATTCAATCGTTGCCAATATGTCCAGCCTAGCAATTGCAAAGTTCAAGTGAGATATAAATATTAACAAACTAATGCTAATAATTTTTTAGTGCACTTCTGTGTGAATTTTTAGTTTATAAAACAAACACTTTTTCAGTTTACTACTTTTCTAAATAGGTATAATGTTGAGCCTAGAGTCAGAACTGCAACAAGTCCAATCACTAAATAGGCTGATAGAATTGTATCCCATACAAATCCGTCGATCATTAGGACTCTGACTGCGTCTACAGTGTAGCTTATCGGGTTTAGCTTTGAGACTGTTTGTATCCAGTCGGGCATAAAATCAAGAGGTGTTAAAGCTGTGCTCATGAATAGTAATGGAAAAGTGAGGAATGAACCGAATGCAAATACTGTTTCTGAACTTCGAGTTTTTAATCCAATTGCAAGAGAAATTCCTGACCATGCTAGCCCGAAAAACGCGATTGTAAAAAGCATCAGTAATATGCCAAATATTCCGGTAACTGGAACAGCACCCATTAGAAATGCTAAAACCATTATGATGGTTGATTGAATTAACACTCGAAAAGCATCACTTGTTAGTCTTCCAAGCAATATTGCATAACGACTGACTGGTGTGACTAACATTTTCTGAAGATATCCTGTATCCATATCTAAAACAATGGAGTTTCCAGATTGTAGAGCGCTGCCAAAGGCGTTTTGCAGTAATATCCCTGGAGTTGCAAATATTAGGTAGCTTTCTGCAGGAAATCCTGGAATGTTTGCGAATCTTTCAAAAAGTTGAGTGAATAAAACTAGGAAGATTATCGGCTGGACCAGTGAGAAAAAAAGTAGTATAGGATTTCTAATAAGTTTTTTTAGGTATCTAACAAAAAGGTATCTAGTATCAGATAATAGGGTCATTGTTTATCTTTTTCTCCCCATAAATGTTGTACTTGGAGTTTTTCCTAGCTCTTCGGTTCTTATTCTTTTGCCCGTCTTTTGCAGATATACATCATCAAGAGTAGGTGATGAAAAGCTTATTCCAGCCAGTCCTATCTCAAGGCTATCAAGCGCTCTTACGATATCTGCAATTAGTTGACTGGCGTTTTTTGCGAAGACTGTTAAACACTCATCTGATTCAGTTATATTTGAAACTCCAGTCAAACTCTTGAGAATTTTGACAGCTGTTGTTTTGTCTTTGGTATAATCTTTTAGGGTAATTTTGATGGAGTCTACCCCTAATTGTTGCTTGAGTTCAGTTGGGGAGCCGCTAGCTACTATTTTTCCTGTATCTATTATTGCGAGTGTTCTGCAGAGCCGATCTGCTTCTTCCATATATTGGGTTGTCAAAAATATTGTGGTTTTGTCTTCTTTGTTTAATTTTTCAAGGTATTCCCATATTGCAGAACGGGATTGTGGATCTAGTCCAGTAGTTGGTTCATCCAAAAAAAGTAGTTGGGGTCTATGAACTAGAGTTGTTGCTAGGTCTAGTCTTTTTTTCATTCCCCCCGAGTAGTTTCTTGCCCGTTTGTCAGCAAATTTTTCTAGGTCCACCAGTTTGAGTAGTTCATCAACTCTTTGTTTTAGGATCTTAGTGGGTATCTGTTGGAAGTGTCCTTGAAGCATTAAGTTTTCTCGTCCCGTTAGGTCTCCATCAACAGCTGTGTCTTGGCTTTGAACACCAATCATTTTTCGTATCTCTTTAGAGTCCTTGTCCATGTTGTAACCTGAAACATGTACTGAACCCGAGGTTTTTTTCAGTAAGGTGGTCAGAACTTTGATGGTAGTACTTTTTCCTGCTCCGTTTGGTCCCAGAAACCCGAAGAATTCACCCTTTTTTACATTAAATGAAATATTATCTACAGCTCTAGTGCCATTAGAATATACCAGTACTAGGTCTTTGACATCAATCATAGTTGACATAAAATCGTGCCTTTAGAGTAGTTTTAAAAGGAATAAAAAGTTTGTCAAAACTTGCGTACGAAATCATAATCTACAATGGTGATTGGATTAGAATATTTTACTATGTTTGGGTTTGGGATTAAAATTTAACCTTTTTTTCCTACTCTTTTCCTGTTTAACTCTAATCCCCTACTCCTATCTACCTACCTTCTCGCAAAACACAAAACGAAATACAATAAAACAAAAAACTAGCTGAGATAGACATAGATTAGAGCTTATGTTCTGTTAAAATTTAACATTCATAAGCTATTAAACTAAATTAAAAATTCAAAATAAATAGAGAAGTAAAATGTCAAGATATGAAAAACAATTAGCTGACCAAAGGGCAAATTGGAAAAGAGTATTTAAATATGATATGTCCTAAATGTGGTGCACAAGTTTTTGAAATAAATATGCCTGATGTAGTTTGTACTGAATGTTCAACAAAATTAACACATGTAATCTCGCACGTTGGCACAGGTGGAATTTGCACGTGCTCCTGCTGGGCACACAAGCCCCCAATGGGTATCCTAACTTCTAACTGGTTGTTGAGATTTAGCACAATTTTTATAATTTGGTTTAATTGGAAAAATAAGCCTAAACCTGGGATATTTTTAACCCACAAAATGACCAAATGAAGTAGTATTCTACAAAATTTAACAATAAACAATCTTAAATTTCTATTATACACTGGGTTTTTTGTACGACTTGATAAATACTTCATAGCCCATAATGTTGTTAATGAGCTGGTTTAGACGAGCTTAAAATTAAAAACATAAAGGGGAACATAGAATTTTGCCAAATAAACAATGTCCAAAATGTAAGCGTAATGTTAGCCTCACCAAATTTCAGTGGGACATGGGTGCAGAACTTCCGAAGGACTGCCCATATTGCAATAAACCAGTCGAGAAAAAAGAAGAAAAATCCAAAGAATATTTCCCTGAAGAATCAAAAAATAATTACCATTCTTGGCTTCCAAAAGGTGCATAAACTAACAATGGAATTAACCAAACGCTGATTATCATCATGTTAGTGCAAATAATTTTTGGATTATTTTCTAGTACTGGATTGAAGTTCACTCGTCGTCTTGATACAAAATATGCATAATTCAAACCAAACAAAAAACCAAACCAACACCAACAAAAGAACCAACAACCCAAACTGAACTAATCTCTGAAAACATCATTCGCTTAAAACTCATAACACGCAAAGGAACCCAAATAGAAAGTGTACCCTTAAAATTAGAAGTTGCACTGTAAACGACTTTCTTGGAAATTAAATGATGATTGGATAATACTTCATTGAGTTTAGTCCATTCTTTGAAGTTTTCAATGTTGCCCTAACATACAAAATATTTATCTCCACAGTATTCGTGATTAATTCAGTATATATTAATTAAATAATTGTAAACTTTAATTGAAGTTATCGACCTTCAAAAGACTATTTCATGTTTGCAAGGTCACAACTCTGATAATATAAACTACCTTGATGTTAAACTAACTCAAATACTTAAAATGAACCAATTTGTTGTTGTTGACCCCCCCCTACCCCCCAACAACAACAAAACTTGCATTTTTTTAAAATCTTGTTCAACTGCCAAACATGTTTTGATGCTTTCTTTAAATTAGTAATAGTTGTTTTTTACCTGTAACAAAAAACAACTACTTCTATTGTTTTTTTTTAAATGGTTGTTGTATCAACATTTTGGTGAGTCGCAAATGTTTGTTTTTTTATGTTTGATTTTTTGAATCTCAACTTTTGTGCTAAATAAATTGCTGTGCAAATTGTTATATGAACAATGGTGCATATTGTACTTTTATTATGTTGAATCGACCTGTTGTGTTTCAGGCAGTCAACATTGTCGCCTACATAGTAACTTTAATTGTAAACGGGTTAGCTGGCAGCACTACAATTATTGGAGGAGTTACTAGCGCCGATGTTTCAGACATGTACCCTACCTTGGTTACTCCTGCGGGGTTCACTTTTGCTATTTGGAGTGTAATCTACATTCTTCTGGCGTTGTTTGTTATCTATCAAGCGTTACCCAAAAACAGGGACAAACCGTTTCTTGGTCAAGTTAGTTGGTTCTTCGGATTAAGCAGCATCTTCAACATTGTTTGGCTGGTTCTTTGGCATTACGATTTCGTTACCTACAGTGTAATTCTGATGCTGGGGTTGCTGACAAGTCTAATTCTAGTCTACAGACGCTTAGACATCGGCAGAGCAGCAGTATCGATCAAAGAAATGGTTCTTGTTCATTTGCCTTTCAGTGTTTATTTGGGCTGGATAAGCATCGCAACCATCGCAAACATTTCTGTAGCTTTAACTGCAATAGGCTGGGACGGATTTGGAATCGAAGCTTCAACTTGGGCCGTTCTGATAATCTGTGTTGCGTTGCTGTTGTCCCTTGCTATGTTAGTGTTACGAAAAGACGTCGCCTTCTGTGGTGTAGTCATCTGGGCACTATTTGGTATCTTGTCTAAACAAGCAGAATACGAAAACATCGTTTTGGTCTCTGAAATTGTCATAGCAGTTCTTGCAGTTGCAATAGTTGTTACATTAATTCTTTCAAAGTTTAAACGTTGAAAACCCCTTTTCATATTTTAGGTGACAGGTTAGTTGCTAAAGAAACCCAAAATCGTATGCACGATTGGTCCGGCTAGTGTTGAAACTGAAACTTTAAAGGGAATGCTCCAAGCAGGCATGAACTGTGTTAGAATAAACACCGCATACGGTGACCTTGAAAGCTACAAGCAAAGTGTTGATAATATTCGAAAATTATCTGACCTGCCCATAATGATTGATATAAAAGGTCCCGAAATTCGGTTAAGAACAGAAGACCAACAAATAGTCAATATAGGTGACAAGCTATACGTTGGTTTTAGTGGCGAATCCATCAGTTTTAATCACAACATTATTGCCGAAATGAACATTGGGGACATAGTTTACATTGACAACGGCAAAATCAAAACTGCAGTTATCGAAAAAGACAATAAATCTTTAGTTTTATTGGTGGAACGTGGAGGCATAATATCTAACGGCAAAGGAGTTAACGTTCCAAACAAGATTCTTGGTGTTCCAACCCTTTCACAGCGGGACAAAAAAATTATAGACTTTGCCAAAAAATATCATGCAGAGTTTTTGGCTTTATCTTTTACCCGAAACGCCAAAGATATAACAAAACTGCGGTCAGCAGCAAAAGGTTTTGAAGGGGCTGTTCTTTCTAAAATTGAAAATTTTGAAGGCATAACAAACTTTAAAGAAATTTTAGAAGCATCCGATGCTATAATGATTGCCCGAGGGGACTTAGGCGTAGAAATTGATTCCGAAAAAGTGCCTTTAGTTCAAAAATCGTTAATCCGAATGTGCAACCAAGAAGGGAAACCCGTAGTTACTGCTACAGAAATGCTGGAATCCATGATGCATAACCCAAATCCAACCCGCGCCGAAGTTAGCGACGTAGCTAACGCCATATTAGATGGAACAGATGCAACTATGCTTTCAGGAGAAACCGCAGTTGGAAAATATCCTGTAGATGCAGTAGAGATGATGGCAAGAATCGCAGTAGAAGCTCAAAAAGCAACCCGAAATTCAGTGCGAAAACTAGGTTTTGTTAACATTTCCGACACCGTAAGTTGGTCTATACACAAGATTTGCACTAGCATGCCTATAACAAAAATTGTAACTTTAACACGGTCTGGTTATACTGCAAAAATGATTTCTCGTTTTAAAATTGAAAGTCCCATAATCGCGGTTACCCCAAACCTGCAAATCAAAAAGCAACTTGAGCTAGTCTACGGGGTTGTTCCAGTACACTACGATTACACTAACAAAGACGACCGGTTAATGTCTGTTGCAATTAAACTGCACGAAATGGAACTGCTGCACATCGAAGATCTGGTATTGTTCACTGCTGCCTTTCGAACAAAAATGCCCCATTCAAGCAATCTTATCGAAATACATACTCTCAAGGAACTTTTGGAATTTAAGAAAACGGTGAATTAAATCTAGTCAACAGTTCCTATTACTAATTAATAGATGCAACTTTGTTGGAAACCGGTTTTTTTTCTGGAATTCCAAAGGAACACAAGATTTGTTCCTTAATGGTTCCGTGAATAATCTAAGATCTTTAGTTAAACTGCAAGGCGGTTAACGTGTTTTTTTTGTGTTACTTTTTTTACTTCTTCGTCGCCATCGTAGATTGCTTTAGCCATTTTTTTGTTATACTTGTCTAGGGACTTTTGGAGTTCTGGATTAGCTATGGCAAAAATTCGTAACGCTACTAACGCAGCATTTTCTGGTTTAACAACGTATGCAACAGGAA
This window harbors:
- a CDS encoding right-handed parallel beta-helix repeat-containing protein, with the protein product MKKGKKIFGILMFSIYFLICIQQIEVATANFLPMPFSVPKPAFIIQSDGNVSSTDNVTVPITKNGHVYSLTDDIVGHTIVVDCDDVTVDGAGYVIQGNGNSTGVFIKNRNGITVQNMQISNFYYGIQLLSDPTFRISGNHTLLGNNLTNNHYGIEIVSSTGNTLRHNQMNSNNYGFKVTYSAHDAYVSTASPRIFYHDIDDSNTINGAPIYYWVNQENRSVPSDAACIGLVNCVNISVQHCSLSQNGKGIILVSTKNSTITNNEITKNNGEGIYLLESTNNYISENVITKNNGYELYLCKSSNNNSICNNTITGTEDNYGIKIHSSSHNIFSGNTLTENKLGAYVLSSAGVNFIDNNIKRNTVGIYIDQFNSGHNIIGNTIEENTGYGIKLVHTSGNSIVENIFYKNANGIYCTASPNNKIVGNNFTENVGWAIEFEGGLAGGGANNSVYHNYFIDNNKEVGFQVSMLGIWDGQDKLPQPCIWDDGEKGNYWSGYTLRYPNATEINGTGIGDTPFYINPNNIDHHPIMKLETIPEFPSWTILPIIFAIVFSSIIGKKVKI
- a CDS encoding MarC family protein, which codes for MARLDILATIEFATLAILSIVAVMNPLSTIAIFTTLTSDIGPEKHNSEKHRKIAAKAMKIAFIVLVFFALTGQLLFQVFNIEVYAFQIAGGILLVALALKMLSEKNGLSSEDREDISIIPLVFPLTAGPGSITTVILLFSQAIDFFDALFVFIGITIGILLSYFGMKYAYKIIKVLGVEGLHVVTALMAIIVLAIAIQFIIVGIVDAIPYIPIE
- a CDS encoding ABC transporter permease, with protein sequence MTLLSDTRYLFVRYLKKLIRNPILLFFSLVQPIIFLVLFTQLFERFANIPGFPAESYLIFATPGILLQNAFGSALQSGNSIVLDMDTGYLQKMLVTPVSRYAILLGRLTSDAFRVLIQSTIIMVLAFLMGAVPVTGIFGILLMLFTIAFFGLAWSGISLAIGLKTRSSETVFAFGSFLTFPLLFMSTALTPLDFMPDWIQTVSKLNPISYTVDAVRVLMIDGFVWDTILSAYLVIGLVAVLTLGSTLYLFRKVVN
- a CDS encoding ATP-binding cassette domain-containing protein → MSTMIDVKDLVLVYSNGTRAVDNISFNVKKGEFFGFLGPNGAGKSTTIKVLTTLLKKTSGSVHVSGYNMDKDSKEIRKMIGVQSQDTAVDGDLTGRENLMLQGHFQQIPTKILKQRVDELLKLVDLEKFADKRARNYSGGMKKRLDLATTLVHRPQLLFLDEPTTGLDPQSRSAIWEYLEKLNKEDKTTIFLTTQYMEEADRLCRTLAIIDTGKIVASGSPTELKQQLGVDSIKITLKDYTKDKTTAVKILKSLTGVSNITESDECLTVFAKNASQLIADIVRALDSLEIGLAGISFSSPTLDDVYLQKTGKRIRTEELGKTPSTTFMGRKR
- a CDS encoding tryptophan-rich sensory protein, whose protein sequence is MLNRPVVFQAVNIVAYIVTLIVNGLAGSTTIIGGVTSADVSDMYPTLVTPAGFTFAIWSVIYILLALFVIYQALPKNRDKPFLGQVSWFFGLSSIFNIVWLVLWHYDFVTYSVILMLGLLTSLILVYRRLDIGRAAVSIKEMVLVHLPFSVYLGWISIATIANISVALTAIGWDGFGIEASTWAVLIICVALLLSLAMLVLRKDVAFCGVVIWALFGILSKQAEYENIVLVSEIVIAVLAVAIVVTLILSKFKR
- the pyk gene encoding pyruvate kinase, with product MLKKPKIVCTIGPASVETETLKGMLQAGMNCVRINTAYGDLESYKQSVDNIRKLSDLPIMIDIKGPEIRLRTEDQQIVNIGDKLYVGFSGESISFNHNIIAEMNIGDIVYIDNGKIKTAVIEKDNKSLVLLVERGGIISNGKGVNVPNKILGVPTLSQRDKKIIDFAKKYHAEFLALSFTRNAKDITKLRSAAKGFEGAVLSKIENFEGITNFKEILEASDAIMIARGDLGVEIDSEKVPLVQKSLIRMCNQEGKPVVTATEMLESMMHNPNPTRAEVSDVANAILDGTDATMLSGETAVGKYPVDAVEMMARIAVEAQKATRNSVRKLGFVNISDTVSWSIHKICTSMPITKIVTLTRSGYTAKMISRFKIESPIIAVTPNLQIKKQLELVYGVVPVHYDYTNKDDRLMSVAIKLHEMELLHIEDLVLFTAAFRTKMPHSSNLIEIHTLKELLEFKKTVN